A genome region from Flavobacterium sp. includes the following:
- a CDS encoding type II secretion system F family protein encodes MSFDLSTYKAPKAEKKDFRIETGSFQFSKKLSDKKKEIFYRELGMLLRSGVDFKKALEILSNQSANKFEKELILQIKEKVIEGKSIYESMRESNQFSPYEYYSIQIGEETRKLEEVLGELQKYFNRKIQMKRQIVSVMTYPTIVMLVTILVLYFMLNKVVPMFSSVFKQFGSELPKSTQIILKISNHSGLIFSFVIGIIVALAAIHMLLKDKDSYRSFTTKMLLKIPYFGNLIRKIYISRFCQAMNLLITSKTTLINSLTLTAKMIGFYPIEVAIHQIKEDITRGASLNESLKKHSVFENKMVSMVEVAEQVNQLETMFERLTEQYNEEISHQTKMIGVILEPMIIIVIGAIVGVIMVSMYAPMFDLSKIINK; translated from the coding sequence ATGAGTTTCGATTTATCAACATACAAAGCGCCAAAAGCAGAGAAAAAGGATTTCAGGATAGAAACCGGTTCTTTTCAGTTTTCTAAAAAACTCTCCGATAAAAAAAAGGAGATTTTTTACAGAGAACTCGGCATGCTTTTAAGATCCGGAGTAGATTTTAAAAAAGCCTTGGAAATCCTAAGCAATCAATCGGCCAATAAATTTGAAAAAGAGCTGATTCTTCAAATCAAAGAAAAAGTAATTGAAGGAAAAAGCATTTACGAATCGATGCGCGAAAGCAATCAGTTTTCGCCATACGAATATTATAGTATTCAAATTGGTGAGGAAACCAGAAAACTGGAAGAAGTTTTAGGAGAACTGCAAAAATATTTTAACCGAAAAATTCAAATGAAAAGGCAGATTGTTTCGGTTATGACGTATCCAACAATTGTAATGCTGGTTACGATTTTGGTTTTGTATTTTATGCTTAATAAAGTAGTTCCGATGTTTAGTTCTGTTTTTAAACAATTTGGAAGCGAATTGCCAAAAAGCACTCAGATTATCCTGAAAATTTCCAATCATTCGGGACTGATATTTTCTTTTGTAATTGGGATTATCGTGGCTTTGGCCGCTATTCATATGCTTTTAAAAGACAAGGATAGTTACAGATCGTTTACCACAAAAATGCTTTTAAAAATTCCGTATTTCGGAAACCTGATTCGTAAAATATACATTTCGCGTTTTTGCCAGGCAATGAATTTATTGATTACGTCTAAAACAACTTTAATTAATTCGCTGACCTTAACTGCAAAAATGATCGGCTTCTACCCTATTGAAGTTGCTATTCATCAAATTAAAGAAGATATTACGAGAGGAGCTTCTTTAAATGAAAGTTTAAAAAAGCACAGCGTATTCGAAAACAAAATGGTTTCGATGGTAGAAGTTGCAGAACAAGTCAATCAGCTCGAAACGATGTTTGAACGATTAACAGAACAATATAATGAAGAAATAAGCCATCAAACCAAAATGATTGGCGTAATTCTCGAACCTATGATTATTATTGTAATTGGAGCTATCGTAGGCGTGATTATGGTTTCGATGTATGCTCCAATGTTCGATTTAAGTAAAATAATAAATAAATAG
- a CDS encoding type II and III secretion system protein, translating into MFKQIVFALAALLFSNIIFAQQDIVELSRKFDEFSVQKKGLNETIKIDVSGLTLHDFIASIAEEHQLNVDIDADLNQPVANNFFDVTVKDVFIHLVQKYDLEVSFMSNIIVFKKRKIVPVVEKKQPKIIDVTYNPQNDFLSVKLENDTLSAVAKAIIDKSGKNIVLAQDIKNIKVSSYIINRPFDQVIEMMSKSNDLNAVKDDNGVYFLQKMTAQALNMQTTGPKAKQPKVGLGVPGFYEVNINKNGFLQVNAYIADASDLLTEAAEKLHINYFLYNKPENEKTTLSADNITFDDLLANIFKGKKYTYKKQGDLYIIGEEATEGLRITEMIQLENRSIESVVNTLPKVFSEKLEIKEFIELNGLIVSGSRSILEELKVYMKQIDKVVPMVQIEVIIVQYNKSYDVQTGLKAGLDKINATQTGGVLFPNSDVTLNGSSVNSLINAFNGFGLFKIGKVTDAFYLNLKLLETNSALKIESTPKIATISGHEAKLSIGETSYYFEQNNRLINNNIGNDILNSGTWKSTDANLSVSIKPYVSTDENVTLTIAVEKSSFLARAGENAPPGKATQKFESLVRVKNGEMILLGGLDELKKENSGTGTPLISRIPIIKWFFSSRKKAKSDAKLHIFIKPTVIY; encoded by the coding sequence ATGTTCAAACAGATAGTTTTCGCACTCGCTGCGTTACTTTTTTCAAATATAATTTTCGCTCAGCAGGATATTGTTGAGTTAAGCAGAAAATTCGATGAATTTTCAGTACAAAAAAAAGGATTAAACGAAACCATAAAAATTGACGTTTCGGGATTGACGCTGCACGATTTTATCGCATCAATTGCCGAAGAACATCAATTAAATGTGGATATTGATGCCGATCTGAATCAGCCAGTTGCCAACAATTTTTTTGATGTAACAGTAAAAGATGTTTTTATTCACCTTGTTCAAAAATACGATCTTGAAGTTTCTTTTATGAGCAATATTATTGTTTTCAAAAAAAGAAAAATTGTACCTGTTGTCGAAAAAAAGCAGCCAAAAATTATTGATGTAACGTACAATCCTCAAAATGATTTTCTTTCAGTAAAACTTGAAAACGATACTTTATCTGCAGTTGCAAAAGCTATTATTGATAAATCGGGGAAAAATATAGTTCTGGCTCAGGACATAAAAAACATTAAAGTTTCTTCTTACATCATTAACCGTCCTTTTGATCAGGTCATCGAAATGATGTCTAAATCAAATGATTTAAATGCTGTTAAAGATGACAATGGTGTTTATTTCCTGCAAAAAATGACAGCTCAGGCGCTAAATATGCAAACAACAGGACCAAAAGCAAAACAGCCAAAAGTAGGTCTTGGTGTTCCTGGTTTTTATGAAGTCAATATCAATAAAAATGGTTTTCTGCAAGTCAACGCTTATATTGCCGATGCCTCTGATTTATTGACAGAAGCGGCTGAAAAACTTCACATTAATTATTTTCTATACAATAAACCTGAAAACGAAAAAACCACACTATCTGCAGACAACATTACTTTTGATGACCTTTTAGCCAATATCTTTAAAGGAAAAAAATATACCTATAAAAAACAAGGCGATTTATATATAATTGGAGAAGAAGCGACAGAAGGATTAAGAATAACTGAAATGATTCAGTTAGAAAACAGATCTATTGAATCAGTTGTAAATACGCTTCCTAAAGTTTTTTCTGAAAAATTAGAAATAAAAGAATTTATTGAATTAAACGGATTAATTGTTTCTGGTTCAAGGTCTATTTTAGAAGAGCTGAAAGTTTACATGAAACAAATTGATAAGGTTGTTCCGATGGTACAAATTGAAGTTATTATTGTACAATACAATAAATCTTATGATGTACAAACAGGATTGAAAGCGGGATTGGATAAAATAAATGCTACGCAAACCGGCGGTGTTTTATTTCCTAATTCTGATGTGACATTAAATGGTTCGTCTGTAAATAGTTTAATAAATGCTTTTAATGGTTTTGGGTTGTTTAAAATTGGAAAAGTAACTGATGCTTTCTATCTCAACTTAAAACTTTTAGAAACTAATTCGGCCTTAAAAATAGAATCTACTCCAAAAATTGCAACAATCAGCGGGCACGAAGCTAAATTATCTATTGGAGAAACCAGTTATTATTTTGAGCAAAATAACCGATTGATAAACAACAATATTGGAAATGACATTTTGAATTCTGGAACTTGGAAATCTACAGATGCCAATTTAAGTGTTTCAATAAAACCATACGTTTCAACAGATGAAAATGTAACCTTAACAATTGCTGTAGAAAAGAGTTCTTTCCTTGCCAGAGCTGGTGAAAATGCTCCTCCGGGAAAAGCAACTCAAAAATTCGAATCTTTAGTAAGAGTAAAAAACGGAGAAATGATTTTACTTGGCGGTTTAGATGAATTGAAAAAAGAAAATTCAGGTACAGGAACTCCGCTAATATCGAGAATTCCAATTATTAAATGGTTTTTTAGCAGCAGAAAGAAAGCAAAAAGTGATGCCAAACTTCATATTTTCATTAAACCGACAGTTATTTATTAG
- a CDS encoding type II secretion system protein: MLKTIKKYHKSYKKLYVKAYSLTEILIVLCIIGILLLMVLPNQTSVIGQAKAIEAQAMLNQVYGLEKSYFYRHSKYSGSLEEIGFEQEKTVDEGGQAVYRIEIIDASNDSFMARATATSDLDGDGSFNTWEIDSKKILTEVTKE; the protein is encoded by the coding sequence ATGTTAAAAACAATTAAAAAATACCACAAATCTTACAAAAAACTATATGTTAAAGCCTACTCTTTAACAGAAATTTTAATTGTATTATGTATCATTGGTATCTTATTACTAATGGTATTACCTAACCAAACCTCGGTTATTGGGCAGGCTAAAGCTATTGAAGCTCAGGCTATGCTGAATCAGGTTTACGGTTTAGAAAAAAGTTATTTCTACAGACATTCAAAATATTCAGGCAGTTTAGAAGAAATTGGTTTCGAACAGGAAAAAACCGTAGACGAAGGTGGTCAGGCGGTTTACAGAATCGAAATTATAGATGCTTCAAACGATTCGTTTATGGCCAGAGCTACTGCAACATCTGATTTAGATGGAGACGGAAGTTTTAATACCTGGGAAATTGACAGCAAAAAAATACTAACAGAAGTAACAAAAGAGTAA
- a CDS encoding Two component regulator three Y domain protein, producing the protein MKSFATLFLACVFSLNIFADTVSDKEKDALIKLYYATNGSQWKIKWDLSLSVETWYGVRTENGKVTALYLADNNLQGELPAEFFQLINLVSVDFHKNALKGQLPDLIGNFKNLEVFNASSNELSGAIPKTICDLKKLKDLELFKNNISGEIPAEIGNLNQLEILCLFDNKMEGVLPVSLYKISTLKVLLLNNNKLSGNLNTAILNLVNLENLSLFDNNFKGEIPKELEKLPNLSELNLSYNKFNGSVSKNLIVLDALNMTMFDENGNLFLLDINEEKMPENSIVN; encoded by the coding sequence ATGAAAAGCTTTGCAACACTTTTTTTAGCATGTGTTTTTTCTCTAAATATTTTTGCAGACACTGTTTCAGATAAAGAGAAAGACGCGCTAATAAAATTATATTATGCGACGAATGGTTCGCAATGGAAAATTAAATGGGACTTATCGTTATCAGTCGAGACATGGTATGGAGTTCGTACTGAAAACGGAAAAGTAACCGCATTATATCTCGCCGATAATAATCTGCAAGGCGAACTGCCGGCTGAGTTTTTCCAGCTCATAAATTTGGTATCTGTAGATTTTCATAAAAATGCTCTTAAAGGGCAGTTGCCAGACTTAATTGGTAATTTTAAAAATCTGGAGGTTTTTAATGCATCTTCAAATGAATTATCGGGAGCAATTCCTAAAACAATTTGTGACCTGAAAAAACTAAAAGATTTAGAGCTTTTTAAGAATAATATTTCCGGAGAAATACCAGCTGAAATTGGAAATCTGAATCAATTAGAAATCCTTTGTTTATTTGATAACAAAATGGAAGGTGTTCTGCCTGTTTCCTTATATAAGATTTCAACTTTGAAGGTATTGCTTTTAAATAATAATAAGTTATCTGGAAATTTGAATACAGCCATTTTGAATTTAGTAAACCTGGAAAATCTAAGTTTATTTGATAATAATTTTAAAGGCGAAATTCCGAAGGAACTGGAAAAACTGCCTAACTTATCTGAACTAAATCTTTCATACAATAAGTTTAACGGATCGGTTTCAAAAAATCTGATTGTATTAGATGCCTTGAATATGACTATGTTTGACGAAAACGGAAATTTATTTTTACTGGATATCAACGAAGAAAAAATGCCGGAAAACAGTATTGTAAATTAA
- a CDS encoding DUF1761 domain-containing protein, which produces MEINFYALLAAAVVTLIVGFIWYHPKVFGTIWMRENNFTEDDLKKGSMLKIFGLTYIFSLMLTVILIGVTIHQSGAVGMVGGPPLLANAKPSFAAFMADYGTAYRTFKHGALHGFMSGLFFALPVVGINGLFERKSWKYIFIHAGYWMVTLALMGGIICGFA; this is translated from the coding sequence ATGGAAATTAACTTTTACGCATTACTGGCTGCCGCAGTAGTTACACTTATTGTTGGCTTCATTTGGTATCATCCAAAGGTATTTGGAACAATCTGGATGAGAGAAAACAATTTTACAGAAGATGACCTTAAAAAAGGAAGCATGCTTAAGATTTTTGGGCTTACTTATATCTTCTCATTAATGCTTACAGTAATATTAATTGGTGTAACAATTCACCAGTCTGGAGCAGTAGGAATGGTTGGCGGACCACCATTGCTTGCTAACGCAAAACCATCTTTTGCTGCATTTATGGCTGACTACGGAACTGCTTACCGCACTTTTAAACATGGAGCGCTTCATGGTTTTATGTCGGGATTGTTTTTTGCGCTTCCTGTAGTAGGAATCAATGGTTTATTCGAAAGAAAATCCTGGAAATACATTTTTATTCACGCCGGATATTGGATGGTTACGCTTGCTTTAATGGGCGGAATTATCTGCGGATTTGCATAA
- a CDS encoding GspE/PulE family protein — MNQNIEILPEIQHSVSNDLANQYRILPKSMYENTIELYVDDSNNNEDAKDELELFLGKNIVFHPADSSEIERALSIYYRKERALTSNKSLNVDKGDFLENLLAEAKSLKCSDIHFEVYENSSRIRFRIDGQLIERYKIEQDNYLELVNKVKIKAKLNITEKRLPQDGRITNESFDIRVSILPTLFGEKIVMRLLGQDASNIDLNTLGLQKEELEKYLEAVKKPNGIILISGPTGSGKTTTLYATLRLLNDSRRNIVTVEDPIEYTLKGINQVQLKEDIGLTFASALKSFLRQDPDVIMLGEIRDSETALMAIRASLTGHLVLSTIHTNSAIGTISRLIDMGVPSYLIAETLNLSVAQRLVRKLCDCKKETISNPKDFPLNFKFPFEISSYYKPVGCNKCFHTGYKGRTAIYEILNIDHTIAEAIKNNTITKLYSNDQNYKSLPEKAFEILAAGETSLEEIYSILINI; from the coding sequence ATGAATCAGAATATCGAAATCCTTCCCGAAATACAGCATAGTGTATCTAATGATTTAGCAAATCAATATAGAATTCTGCCAAAATCGATGTATGAAAATACTATAGAATTGTATGTTGACGATTCGAATAATAATGAAGATGCCAAAGATGAATTAGAATTGTTTTTAGGAAAAAATATTGTTTTTCATCCTGCAGATTCTTCTGAAATTGAAAGGGCTTTATCGATTTACTACAGAAAAGAAAGAGCTTTAACATCAAACAAATCTTTGAATGTTGACAAAGGTGATTTTCTGGAAAATTTACTGGCCGAAGCAAAATCATTAAAATGCAGTGATATTCATTTTGAAGTTTATGAAAACTCTTCCCGTATTCGTTTTAGAATTGACGGTCAATTAATTGAACGCTATAAAATCGAACAGGATAATTATCTTGAATTGGTCAACAAAGTCAAGATTAAAGCCAAATTAAATATTACCGAGAAAAGACTTCCACAGGACGGAAGGATTACCAATGAATCTTTTGATATAAGGGTTTCGATTCTGCCAACATTATTTGGAGAAAAAATAGTAATGCGTCTTTTGGGTCAGGATGCTTCTAATATAGATTTGAATACTTTAGGTCTACAAAAAGAAGAATTAGAAAAATATCTTGAAGCGGTAAAAAAACCAAACGGAATTATCTTAATAAGTGGTCCAACAGGTTCTGGTAAAACCACAACGCTTTACGCTACTTTAAGATTATTAAACGACAGCCGAAGAAATATTGTAACAGTCGAAGATCCAATCGAATATACCTTAAAAGGAATTAATCAGGTACAGTTAAAAGAAGATATTGGTTTAACCTTTGCTTCTGCTCTAAAATCATTTTTACGTCAGGATCCTGATGTTATCATGTTGGGGGAAATTCGTGATTCGGAAACAGCGCTAATGGCTATTCGTGCGTCACTTACAGGACATTTGGTTTTATCAACTATACATACCAACTCAGCAATTGGAACTATTTCAAGGTTAATTGATATGGGAGTTCCCTCCTATTTAATTGCCGAAACTTTAAATTTATCTGTTGCGCAAAGACTGGTTAGAAAACTTTGTGACTGCAAAAAAGAAACGATAAGTAATCCGAAAGATTTCCCGCTGAATTTTAAATTTCCATTTGAAATTTCATCTTATTACAAACCTGTTGGATGCAACAAATGTTTTCATACCGGTTATAAGGGAAGAACAGCGATTTACGAAATTTTAAACATCGATCATACTATTGCAGAAGCAATTAAAAACAATACAATTACAAAATTATACAGTAATGACCAAAATTATAAATCGCTGCCAGAAAAAGCATTTGAAATTTTAGCCGCCGGAGAAACATCTCTAGAAGAAATATACTCAATTTTAATAAACATATAA
- a CDS encoding GNAT family N-acetyltransferase has translation MNTTYSFQIYKSASILPAEWNLLAAENIFLTREYLEVLETSCPVNMICHFIGIFEEQKLIGIVLTQFLFAEKLESFGERDQCLKTSVRNFALKNFASHVLFVGNNMLTGQNAFFFDKNIKESKAIKTLHKAVNKLKKDLKENGKKVHITSIKDFTEEEIKPLQAEFKNNYTFSTQPNMIFEIHESWKTEQDYIDALSKKYRDQYKRARKKSEGIEKQQMSLEDIRKYEDVIYDLYFHVAKNAPFNTFFLARNHFSFFKEIMGDNFLLYGYFLDEKLIGFNTLIKNGNVMDTYFLGYDESIQREKMLYLNMLYDMIGYSIKKGFKKIIFARTALEIKSSVGAKPVKMYGLITHSNALINHNIARFFNYLEPKTEWQERNPFK, from the coding sequence TTGAATACAACTTATTCTTTCCAAATATATAAAAGCGCCTCAATACTCCCTGCTGAATGGAATTTGCTCGCTGCTGAAAATATCTTTTTAACACGGGAATATCTTGAAGTTCTGGAAACTTCCTGCCCGGTAAACATGATTTGTCATTTTATTGGAATTTTTGAAGAACAAAAACTAATCGGAATTGTTTTAACGCAATTTTTATTTGCCGAAAAACTGGAATCTTTTGGTGAACGGGATCAGTGTTTAAAAACTTCTGTTCGAAATTTTGCATTAAAGAACTTTGCTTCTCACGTACTATTTGTCGGAAATAATATGCTGACTGGACAAAATGCATTTTTTTTTGATAAAAATATAAAGGAATCAAAAGCTATAAAAACACTTCACAAGGCTGTTAATAAATTAAAAAAAGATTTAAAAGAAAACGGAAAGAAAGTTCATATAACCAGTATCAAGGATTTTACTGAAGAAGAAATTAAACCACTTCAGGCTGAATTTAAAAACAATTATACTTTTTCGACTCAGCCTAATATGATTTTTGAAATCCATGAAAGCTGGAAAACTGAACAGGATTATATTGATGCTCTATCTAAGAAATATCGGGACCAGTACAAACGTGCCCGCAAAAAATCAGAAGGAATAGAAAAACAACAAATGTCTTTAGAAGATATTCGAAAATACGAAGATGTTATTTACGATTTATATTTTCATGTTGCCAAAAACGCTCCTTTCAATACTTTTTTTCTCGCAAGAAATCATTTCAGCTTTTTTAAAGAAATCATGGGTGATAACTTTTTACTTTATGGTTATTTTTTAGACGAAAAACTAATAGGTTTCAACACCTTGATAAAAAACGGAAATGTCATGGATACCTATTTTTTAGGATATGACGAAAGTATTCAGCGCGAAAAAATGCTCTATCTAAACATGCTTTACGATATGATTGGCTATTCTATAAAAAAAGGGTTTAAAAAGATTATTTTCGCCAGAACAGCTCTCGAAATTAAAAGTTCTGTTGGCGCAAAACCTGTGAAAATGTACGGTTTAATTACACATAGTAATGCTTTGATTAATCATAATATTGCGAGATTTTTTAATTATTTAGAACCAAAAACCGAGTGGCAGGAACGTAATCCGT